The Botrytis cinerea B05.10 chromosome 6, complete sequence region CATATACCAGGGACTAAGGAAGGCGCACACAGTCGTGGGTTAACCAGACAAGAGGATATCACATCGGAGCTTTGTAAATAACAATAGAAACTTTCTGGTTCAGAAATcgttattcaattttttctttcgttcATAAATACTTCAAGAAACTCCAGTTTGTGTCTTGCATGCCGTCTTTCAAATAGTGATCAATGCCCGGTTACAGTTACTCTGGATTCTCAGAACGGGTGATAGGATTTGCTGCCTCCCAAACGTGTTTATCTTTAAAATTCACAACTGTGTTCCATGAGCAATAtaatcatcctcatcccatCATATTATATGGTAATTACGTCGCACACCTATGGTAGCTCTGAGAATGTGGATCCCTAAGTTAAGGGATCAAATCCAGGGGTTTTGCACTTCTGAAAATGTCAGATTCGTGTCGATTGATTTTCTCTCTGGTGACTCGTATTTCAAGTCGCAAACAATAACTTACGGGTGGCTTTCTGCAATTCTTATCTGAAGTTTCTGTGTTGCAAATAAGTACTCCCCTATCTCATTGACTGACACAAGATTCTGTGCTACCCGGGAGATACGCGCAGGACAGGACGCCTGGAATTGGTGATAAGTTTCGCGCTCTTCGTGTGACTTAACGTCTGGGAAGTTTCCCAAGAGAGCTGTGAGTTTTACTGATGCTCACATGCAAGGCGCCAAATACAtccaaaataaattaaaattatccGCGTCTTCttctatctcttctctttcacaCGATTCAGGAAAATACATCCCCGCACTTATCACTACATACACCGTTTTATTCAGAAAACGGACTTGACTCATTCCAACTTCCCGCAATACATTACAAATACAACAAAACAGATATCTCCTAGTTCCAATTCTTGTGAGCGAACATACCACTGTTATGGCTGTTGCCATTTAGTATCCCGTTCTTCACTCCATTTTGTTTGCTGATCTTGATGTTGTTCAGATTTTTGGCCAACGTTCCTGTCTCGTTTTGCTTGATCAAAGTTTCTGTCGAAGTCTCGATACGCTTGCCAAGATCGGCGTTAACTTTACCGAACATTGCTAATTAAAGAGTTAGTAAATGAGATAAATTAAGGGGTGAATGCATCTCCTACCATAGACCGCTTGTCGAACTTCAAGTCCTTTATCTCCAGTGACTGCGCTTAGATGACCCGCAACATTGCTGATAAGATTATCCTGTTGACCTGGCTCTTCAGCTAGTGTCTTTTCCCAGAAGATTCTTGGCTGCACGTAGTCTGCATCGACGACTTCACTCTCAAAGTTGACAACTGTTCCTTGGAATTGTTCTTCGTCAGGTTGTGCATATTGTGTCGCTGCTCCAACATTGTAAAAAGATGATGGGAAGTAATTTGGGGTACCACCTAAGTTGCCGTTGACAGTTGCAGCTCCATCCCTAATGAGGGGAGTAAAGGGCTTTTTGTATGGAGCATTGACAGGTAATTGGACGAAGTTGGCTCCGAGACGATATCTTTGAGTATCTGCGTAGGCAAGAGCACGAGTTTGAATGACTATTATAGTTGTTAAAATCGTAACGAAGAGAGGAACATAGATTTTGTCGACAGGAAGAAAGAACTTACTAGGATCTGGAGTTAGAGCCCAACCAGGAACGAGATTTGTTGGACTAAAAGCACTTTGCTCTTGCTCAGCGAAGAAATTATCCACATTCCTGTTGAGTGTAATTTTACCGAACTTGCGAAGAGGGAACTCGGAAAATGGGAATGTCTTGGTTGCGTCGAAGATATTGATGTGATAATTCTCGGCCTTGACAGGGTCAATGATCTGTGCAAAAACGTCCCACGTTGGgtacttttgattttcgatATCCTCGTAAAGACTACGGGTTTGGAAGTCTGGATCAACACCAGCCTTTTGATTAGCCTCATCTTGTGTGAAGTTCTTCACTCCTTGGTTGGTCTTGAGATGGATCTTCACATATGTGAATGAACCGTCTGATTTGGTGAACTTGTAGGTGTTGATACTGAAAATATCGGCATGTTGGAAATCGACTGGTGTAGCTCGATCACTGAAGAGGAACATCAGGAAGTGAATCCCCTCTTGGTTGTGAGTGAAGTAGCTATGAAAGGTTAGAAGTGTGTCATGATAGCATAGCAAAGGATGAGAACATACTCCCAGAATGCCTTGTGATCAGGTAAGCCACTTCGTGGATTCTTCTTAGTAGCATGAGTGAAAGATGGGAATTTAGCTCCATCTCGAATTGGGAAGACAGGCTAAGTGAAGTGTAAGCTTTCGAACTGTTTTTGAATCCTCATCCGAGTTGACTTACAGTGCTAAGGAACAACCAATCTAAGTTACCTTCCTCGGTAAACATTTTAAAAGCAAAACCACGAGTATCCCGAACCGTTTCGGCAGATTCTGCTCGACCAGCTACGGTGGAGAACCGACAAAATATATCGGTTTGTTTTCCGACCCGGTTTAGAAAAGCCGCAGATGTGACATCTGATATGTCATCTGTGACCTCAAAGTATCCGTGAGCGCTAGTACCTCTGGCATGGACGACACTGGAGATTATCAGATTAGTTTAGCTTGTCATAAAGACTCGCGATAAGTAATGATGAGGAGTCTTTCACTTACCGCTCAGGAATTCGCTCATGGGTGATGTGTTGGATCAATTCCAagagattgatatcttgaagTAGAAGAGTGGCTCTGAGCTGATTGCCAATTCTTTGGGTAGATGCTGGCTTTAGAACGGGAGCACCGTTCATCGTTGTGATGGCCGGTTCTTGCAATACGCCATTGGTCTAAAGATTTTGTTAGTCCGATTCATTTGAATGGAAGGCCTGCGCTACATACTTGAGCCATGTTGTTTGAATTTACTCGAGCAGATTTATGTGTGATGAATGGTAGTTGTCaattgggaaagaagaagagagtgCAGTATTAAGTATTTTAGTTGTGATTGCAGAGTTTAGTGGGATAACGTTTGATTTATAGATTGCACAAATAGACAGATAGGTGTCCATTTTCATCACTCTAACATACTTCCACCACTTTTGAGATAATCAAACCGTGTAAGAGGCGTACGCAGAAGCTGAAAAGGGCACCTCTAAACATGGGCGTgacttttccaatttttgaGGCGGAATACACCGCCACTGATATTACTAGGTGTGATATTACAGATTCCTATAAGCTTACCGATGAGCTGACTTGTGACTTCGTATCTTTTTCGATATTTGTGTGACCCTGATAGCCTTACCGATATTACTTTTCTTCGAAACGGTAAGCTTACGTTCATAGGATGGCATGGAGCGGCACAGGTTACCGAGAATATCCTTTTCACGGCAAACCCTTGTCATTCGGCTTAGCTGACTATCGTAAACTTCTAATCTGTGCCCCTAGATGGTTGTATTGAAgattagatattgaaaaattggaaacCAGCCTGATAGGATTGGTTACGCAGATGCCTGGAATCTCACTATGATTATCTATTGAGCCGCGATGAGAGACAACCTCAATTGTAATTACGATGTTGTCCAAATCGTATACATGAGACCCCCAAATACGCGCAACGGAGTTTTTATTGTTGATTGCAACCAAAGATGGGATTG contains the following coding sequences:
- the BccatA gene encoding BccatA, translating into MAQTNGVLQEPAITTMNGAPVLKPASTQRIGNQLRATLLLQDINLLELIQHITHERIPERVVHARGTSAHGYFEVTDDISDVTSAAFLNRVGKQTDIFCRFSTVAGRAESAETVRDTRGFAFKMFTEEGNLDWLFLSTPVFPIRDGAKFPSFTHATKKNPRSGLPDHKAFWDYFTHNQEGIHFLMFLFSDRATPVDFQHADIFSINTYKFTKSDGSFTYVKIHLKTNQGVKNFTQDEANQKAGVDPDFQTRSLYEDIENQKYPTWDVFAQIIDPVKAENYHINIFDATKTFPFSEFPLRKFGKITLNRNVDNFFAEQEQSAFSPTNLVPGWALTPDPIIQTRALAYADTQRYRLGANFVQLPVNAPYKKPFTPLIRDGAATVNGNLGGTPNYFPSSFYNVGAATQYAQPDEEQFQGTVVNFESEVVDADYVQPRIFWEKTLAEEPGQQDNLISNVAGHLSAVTGDKGLEVRQAVYAMFGKVNADLGKRIETSTETLIKQNETGTLAKNLNNIKISKQNGVKNGILNGNSHNSGMFAHKNWN